The nucleotide sequence AAGCGAGGGGTGCAAGGAGAAGAAGAGATAACACTGGAAGAAATAGAGGCAGTGTTGAGGGGACTGAAGAGGGGAAGAGCGCCAGGAGAGGATGAGATCCAGAATGAGGCATGGTTGGAGGCGACGGAAACAGTGAAGAAGATGCTATGGAAGCTAATAAACGACGTATGGATGGGGGAGAGGTTTCCGGACAGGTGGAGGATGGGGATAATGTGCCTATTGTATAAAAAGGGGAGTGAGCAATTATAGAGGGATCACCCTGTTGGAcacaactttcaaaatttatgcaaAGGTACTGCTGGGGAGGTTGGAAGAGGAAATGTAGAGGGGGGAATTGTTGCCGAATTTGTTGACAATTGACAATATATACATTCTGAAACACCTGATAGATAGGGAATTGAACAAGAAGGGAGGAAAGCTATATGAATTGTTTATTGACCTGAAGGCTGCATTCGATAACGTGGATAGAGAGAAGTTGTGGGAGGAAATGAGGAATCACAGAACAACTGATAGGGAGGGTGAAGGAAATGTGCAGGGAGACGATGGCCAAGGTTAAAGTGGGCTACTAGGGTTGGCAAGGGAGACTCCGGGGTATGTAGTGAAGGAGGAGGTTAAGGTGGATGCAGTAAGGGTGGAGGCTGGGAGAAGAGCAGTAAAGTATGAGGAAATGATAGAAGCAAGGATCCTGGGAGAGTGCTGGAGGCAAATTAAGGAGAGGAGGCTGATCTATGGGCAAAGAGATAGGGAGGAATATTAAGCCGTGTGTCCACTAGCAAGTCACTTGCGGAAGAACTTCTGCAAGTATTTGCTGAAGTGTTTCCACTCAAACCGAAACTGGCGGAAGTCTGCTTCCAGAAGTAGTTTGTAGAAGTTATCACGACGAACTTGCTGCAAGAAATTGCAGACGTGTTTCCACACAATGTGAGTACAGTTTGCAGTAGTTTGCTTTTTTTACGAATGACAGTATAAAAATGTCTTGTGGCAAAATAAGATTGGCAGCTGCCATCGCagcatatttaattaaaaagaaacaaattaaaaaaaaaacacaaagaaGTGTTTGGGTGAGAAATTGGGTGCTACGGCGCGTAGATTTAAGTTTCCAAAATACATTACTTGAAGAATTGCGGACCGAAGACTCCATGCAGCTGAAAAATTTCCTGAGAATGTCtaatgatgattttgaatacattttaactttaattcaaaCAAGTATTCAAAAGCAGGATACTAAAATGAGATTGGCTATACCTCCCAAAGACCATTCCCTTTCAAGAGCCAGCCAGTGCAAAATCGTGTTTCCAATTATCGGCTTTCTAGGACCAGAAATGCGTCGTCTGTGACATTTAATTCTCCTGTATCCGATAATCAAGGAGAGTGCCGTACAGAAGGGATACCAGAAAGAAACATGTTACCACTTGAACCACATAATTCACGCAGTCAAGCACAAGAACCGAAAAATGTTCGTAACGAATTTGCTGAATACTTTATTTCACCAGAAGGAGAAGTGGAGTGGCAATATAGGCATATGTAATAAGTATGTACAAGTGAATATGtaatataatgaaataaaaattaaaacgattatATGTGTATTTTCTTATTCTTACCAAATTATCCTCAGTTTCTTTGGGTACATGAGATGACGTCATGTATTTCATGTCATTATAAAACTCCCACTTgctaacatatacatcatcaGCACTTTggccatttttttttcttttctttgtttacTTCTTGACCAAACTACGTTCAGGCGGAGGTTGTGCAATTTCCTTTTGACCTCTTCTTCGGGTGCGTCTATATCATTGGCTATTGCCTTTaaagcattttgttttttaatattattcttataGTCTTTTGAGGACGTGTTTTTTCACTACTCCaaacgaattaatttttgtccatttttataaattttgaaaaaaacaaaaaaaaaacacaaaacaaaAGTGAAAACAGAAGAGAATACCACAAACCGTTTACTCACGTATACCCGACTTCTTCTGCAAGTCTTCAAAACACTTGTAGTTCACAGCAAGTCGTTCAAGTTACTTCCAAACACGTGTTTCCACATAATTACTGCAAGTAACTTCTGCAAGCCTTGACTTCTGGAAGTCGACTTCTAATACGTGTTTACACGACAAAAACTTGTGGAAGTCACTTCTGGAAGCAACTTCCGCAAGAAAACTTGGTAGTGGACACACTACCCACTGGCTTTATAGAAGACTGGGATCGAAAACATAGAGATAGGGACAGGGACATACAGAGGCAGGAAAGAAGGTCACAGATACGAGAAGGCAGATACAATGAAAGGTATGGGGAGATAGTGACAGAGGAACTGCCAAAGTATTTGTTGATGGAGAGGGATGATGAAGGGAAGAGGGGAGTAGGTACTGGGCGGACGATgtggagaggtggtgtaggttGTGTGGAGAGGATTGGGAGACGCTGGAACACAGGCTGAGAGCTTGGGAGTGAGCTAAGAGAGGAGGCAATGGACAGGAAGCAAATGTTTTGAGAGGGGGGCGAGGGCAAAAGATGGATGAGGGAGGTGATGGGGGCGAGTTGAGATGTTTTTGCATTACGTTGCTAACAAGTTGgattatttttgagttgggaTGCTTTTGGGATTGGTTGCTTTTTAGATTAGATGCTTTCAGATTAAGATGAATTATATTGAAtaatatgaattaaattgCTTTGGAAATGAGCATTGGGTAATTCAATCTAATTTGAAAGTAGCTCTACTAAAATGCAAGTCAACTAGAATCCAATCCAACTCCAAAACCAATCAATTGAGTCCCAAGCATTGCCATAGATGAAAGCGCGGTTGCGTTGTTGGAGATTTTTCGACAATGATATTTCAATACCCCTTAGCTTTATAGCCCATCAAACAATATCAATGTAATAATACATCAGTCAATTTCACCTTGTAGAAATTTTGGATGAGATCTATGGTACAACTTTATCTAAGTCCATTATCAAGTCCTGTTAATGACAATGGTGTCTGGAATATTGCGAACCAgagataattaaatttatcaaaatgcgAAGGTTAAGATAGATTGGTCATGCTAGCTACATCAATTCAATGGATAAAATGTACCACAACAATTATCTTTTATCACCGTGGACTTGTGGGTAGTGAATCGTTTGGGAGGCTGATGAGATGGTTTGTGGACAATGTGGAGGAGGACCTAAGAAGGCAGGAAGTGAGGGTTTGGAGACGACAGGCCAAGGTTCACAACAATTTCCAATTACCTTAGATATGAGTAAAATTTAtgcataagaaaattttttaaggaaattaTAGaggtaatataaaaaattgatgtatTTAGTTAGTTGTGGCAATGTTCAATGTGTTTAAATTGGTCTATTGGTGGTTCTGGTCAAAAGCTGTTTGAGGTATTTAGCTTAATCCATCTATATTGTTATCTatctatagtttttatttttttctgcggGCTGCGTGGAGGAGTGGATCGTGACTATGTTATGAGCCAAACGCAGTCCATTTGGTTGCAACCCCGTTCTATTGTAATATATATTgctttgtacattttttttcttttttgtatattcatgtttgatttttttttttatattaaatatgtaAAGTATGTGGGTTGTgccaataaataatattattattaataaaacaaagaaattacaaactaattttattaaagaagtaataataaagtgtacaaaaaagaaaaattaatttatcataaTAAATAGTGATTTAAGAAGCAATTTAAGGTGTAAACAACTTCAATATACtacaatttattacaattactttaatttaaactttcaCAAGCTTCcattaaaacattaacaattttatccAATTGATCATCGgcataattaatatttaaattcataaCCAAAGTGTCATCTTCTTTGGCCATATAAACGTCTTTTTCTAcacactaaaaaaatatattaaaattattaatgaaaataaagtattttataACTTACGAATTTATGAACGGCATCGATgttatttatcttcaaaatttttttcgggGAAATATCATCGCTTAAAATTTGAACGTTTGGTTTTtcttgcaatttttttaatttttcatgcaTTGAAATGGAGACTTTGGATAATTTCTCAAACATTTCGGGTTCTTTTTCAAACAATTCTATGGCACACGTCGTTATATAGCTAAGAAATGGTGGAAGAGAGGCTGAAAAGCAATAACCAAGACCCGATAGACGTTGGTGTTCGATTACAACGGAAGCTCCTACGCAAAATCCACCAATTGAACTGAACGAGCCTTCTAAGCTACCCATTATCATATCGACATCATTTCtctacaaaaaatttttttaatttttattaaattttaagtttacttaattaattaagtttaactTACATCAATGTTGAAATGTTCGGTGATTCCTCGACCAAATTTGCCGAGAACGCCAAAAGATAACGACTCATCTAAgaatattcttaaaaaatatttcttacgaAGCAGCATTAATTCAGGGAGTGGGCATAATTTCCCAGTTTTTCCATTTATTCCTTCaacgattaaaaattttctgtacaatttattctaaaaataatcatgtgaattaatttatataaattaatttattaaatttgataaaatccaTGTTGCAGGTTTTAAATAaggtattaataataaaaaaaacgcgTTAAAAATCTTCTGAATGACCAAATAGTTTAAATTTACACCtctctttaaatatttaaagaatttttagttAATCGACTTAGATAcagttttttatttagttccgacgacaaaaataaattattcaagaACTTGTTTTCCAACACATGCCtcaaaagtgtcctctttccaatgcaccaacatataaaattaatttcttgaaggatccttgtggaaatatcaccaattattaattaaagtatcctctttttaatgcaaaaagccgttttgaaaaatcacttttagttctggagaaataaatttttgaaataatcgattttgcaattttcgccgattaagttttaaaaattcgtataaaatctatttcttggaatatgagtatgaaattttcccaaaatgttaataaaagtgtcctctttccaatgaaccaacacgttttgaaaaataccttttaatttttgagaaaacaatatttgaagttttgataaaatttgcaattttcatcgataattttcaaaattcgttataaaattaatttcttgaagaatccttatggaaatatcaccaattattaattaaagtatcctctttttaatgcaaaaagccgttttgaaaaatcacttttagttctggagaaataaatttttgaaataatcgattttacaattttcgccgattaagttttaaaaattcgtataaaatccatttcttggaatatgagtatgaaaatttcccaaagtgttgataaaagtgtcctctttccaatgaaccaacatgttttgaaaaataacttttagtttttgagaaaacaatatttgaagttttgataaaatttgcaattttcatcgataattttcaaaattcgttataaaattaatttcttgaagaatccttgtggaaatatcaccaattattaattaaagtatcctctttttaatgcaaaaacccgttttgaaaaatcacttttagttctggagaaataaatttttgaaataatcgattttacaattttcgccgattaagttttaaaaattcgtataaaatctatttcttggaatatgagtatgaaaatttcccaaagtgttgataaaagtgtcctctttccaatgaaccaacatgttttgaaaaataacttttaatttttgagaaaacaatatttgaagttttgataaaatttgcaattttcatcgataattttcaaaattcgttataaaattaatttcttgaagaatccttatggaaatatcaccaattattaattaaagtatcctctttttaatgcaaaaagccgatttgaaaaatcacttttagttctggagaaataaatttttgaaataatcgattttgcaattttcgccgattaagttttaataattcgtataaaatccatatcttggaatatgagtatcaaaattttccaaaatgttaataaaagtgtcctctttccaatgaaccaacacgttttgaaaaataccttttagtttttgagaaaacaatatttgaagttttgataatttgcaattttgagcgataattttcaaaattcgctataaaattaatttcttaaaggatccttgtggaaatatcaccaattattaattaaagtatcctctttttaatgcaataagccgttttgaaaaatcacttttagttctcgagaaataattttttgaaataatcgactattttttcgaattttgcaattttcgccgattaaattttaataattcgtataaaatcgatttcttggaatatgagtatgaaaatttcccaaaatgttaataaaagtgtcctctttccaatgaaccaacacgttttgaaaaatacctttttgtttttgagaaaacaatatttgaagttttgataaaattttcgatgttgcaatttgcatcgataattttcaaaattcgctataaaattaatttcttgaaggatccttgtggaaatatcaccaattattaattaaagtatcctctttttaatgcaacaagccgttttgaaaaatcacttttagttctggagaaataaatttttgaaataatcgattttgcaattttcgcggattaagttttaaaaattcgtataaaatcgatttcttggaatatgagtatgaaaatttcccaaaatgttaataaaagtgtcctctttccaatgaaccaacacgttttgaaaaataatttttagttgttgagaaaacaatatttgaagttttgataatggggtcatacacacttattaaatttagagaaaatttttatgtcaaacgatatatgcaagtatatgcatgaacacaaagtaaaataaatattttgatcaattttatattttgcgtaatttgaagtgaaaaattgcaaatatttaaacgaaataatttcgcgGCTTTTCTGTGACGTAGGAACCGCACTgcctaaaacaagttaaattgtccgttagatagcgcttgcggtgtgacagtgtcaaaataaaaccatggatgtaatagagtgtctctattacatccatgaacaaaacataataaacataacctacaaacactctatctcttttcaatacaacctAAATGACGTTCATCTCTTTCTCGCATTTGAGCGGGTAGCAGGGGACGCAAAAGTGAGAATCATACGTCATCAACgcgggaattttaaaagcgcaaatgggtatataaattttcaataatttttttaacaatgactttgttcgaaaatattttaaaaaaaaataacggtaactatatttttatataaactttcagaaaatataataaaaaaaaaatcgtgtatgaccccatttgcaattttcagcgataattttcaaaattcgttataaaattaatttcttgaaggatttttgtggaaaaatcaccaattattaattaaagtatcctctttttaatgcaacaagccgttttgaaaaatcacttttagttctcgagaaataaatttttgaaataatcgaccattttttctaattttgcaattttaataattcaaaagaacgttgatttatgttaatttttggAAAGAAAGATTTAactgtaagtaattttttataaaaaaaaaaggctGATGATGACCTAATAAATGTCGAAACTGGTACCAAggacatttataaataaagcagGAAAGAAGCTTCTTAAAgcgttttcttattattaataaattaatttaggtAAAAATTACCCTTTTCTTCTCCTTCACTtcatattcttttaatttttcttccaaaTCAGCCATATCATTATGCTTAAAGTAGACAATGGTTGATTTTGCAGCTAATAATCCTTGTTGGGATGCAAACGAGATGTGCTCATcactaaaataattcaatcaatttaattatttttaaattttgattttttgtctTGGTACCAAAAAACTATATCTGATTTTTTGCAATAAGCCCCAACCGCACTTGAGATTGTTGAGAAGCCATAAGAATAAAGAACAGTTTCTTCCATTCCCATAAAATCAGCAATTTTGCTCTCCAAGTCAAGGTGaacatctaaaaaaaattacttagtAAGATGTTTcagtaaaattaataataaaagcacCTATTGTGCCATAAAATCCTCGAGGACCACAAGACCCAACCCCATAAGTCCTAATACATTCCTctgctttctttttaatataatcattatttaaaaaatccaaataaTTTACTTTAGCCAAATTAAAACAGTTTGGATtactctaaaaaaattttttgcataaacaatttaatactttcaaatttatttcaccTCATCAGGAATGTGTGTATCAATAACTTTATTTCTCAACGCCTCTACAAGATTATGATCAATCATCGGTTCAGGTTTATACTCTAAAATGCGTTTGTTTAGgagctaaaaaataaattcgtttGAATCAAACTTTGCAAATAAATTACTTCACTTACATGAATATCCAAAGGTTTAGCAACTTTCTTCTTGCGATTAACCCAAAAATAAGACACCACGACGATAAAAACCGTCGCTAAAACCGTGTAAAGGGTCGCGCcctaaataaaacataaatataaatctatattaaaaaaaataattatgctAGGTACCTGAGTAAACTTGGTGAGCATGatgatatttgttttttaaaatttttaagtaattacaTGGAGGTTTTTGTAGATGACACAGTTTATGTTAAAGGTTATGTTATCGCCGATGAGCAATTTATCCAATTTAAAACCATGTATGGGCGTGTGTCATCCTTCTTCTAATCGAATGTTCTTGTTGACGTCACacatctatttattttattagcttCTCGAAGGTTAACTGATAATCAATTCAAGAAACTTAAATTATCTACAAATTCTCAGTAGAGTTTACCATTTATAGATGTCGTTTTAATTTCGCAAAATGTTggatgaaaaataatttaagaacTGGACCAGTACATCAAGCATGGAAGCCGATATTGTTGtggaatgtttaaaaaaaagtgtggAGATGCATGCAAGTTTTTCAGCATCATGAAAAAATTAGTGAAAGCCAGGTCTTATGGAAACCGACCAGttcataaaattgaatgcTGAAACCACTTGCTCAGATATTATACACTATGTTAATTAACCAGATATAAGAGAGGGCAGCAaggaatttatcaaaaaaatagaCGGGGGAGGGGAAAAGCCAGAGAAAAGCGAGGGGTTGAAAATGGTGTTCTGGAATGTAGCGGGGATTACGAATAAGGGAGGGCAGTTCTGGGAATATCTGAAGAGATTTGAGGTAATTTGTATGGTGGAGACCTGGGTTGATGAAGGAGGGTGGGCTAAGATTGAGGGAAAGTTGCCAGCAGTGTATTGATGGAATTGCGTGTTTGCAGAGAGGAGAAGTAAGAGAGAAAGAGCGTGCGGGGGTATTATAACAGGAATAGCGAGAGGAATTACGGAGGGGAGATGGAGGCAGAAGGGAATGGTAAAAAGGCAGATCAGCTGGGGGAGAGAGACGGTGCAGATAGTTACTGTGTATAGCATGTCAATGAAAGAGACGAGAAAGCAATGGGATGAGATGGCAGGGGATGGGACGGAGGGATATATAATAATGAGAGGGGATTTCAATGCTAGAGTGGGCTAGGAGGGGGAAGGGTGGAGATATGGGGAGAGGAGGGACGACGGCGGTCGAAGGATACTGTGTGGAATGGAGAAGCAACAGAAATGCTGAGATGGGTGGAGGAGAACGGATGGGAGATACTGAATGGGAATAAAGAGGAAGGGGAGTATACTTACATCGGGGCGAGGGGGACATCTATAATTGATTATGTACTGGTGGATCAGGAAATGTGGGAGAGGGTGGAAAGGTTTAAAGTGGGAGAAGCGGTAGAGTCGGATCACCAACCGTTGGAGGTGGAGGTAAAAGGGGTGGACGGCAGAAGACGAGCGGAACTGGGGAGCAAGTTCATCAGGACAGACTGGTCGGAAGAAGGGGTAGCATTCTACAGGGGACACCTCGACACTTGGCAACAGAAGATACAAGAGATCAATGGTTTGGAAGAACTTATCCAGGTAGTGCGGGAGGCAACACTAAAAAGGGAGTGTGTACGTAGGGGGAGCAGAGTAGGGAGGAACGACTGGTATGATGGCGAGTGCAAGAAGACGCAAGAGGCAGTGGAAACGGGGAAGATAGGGGTGGATAGATATAGGGAGGCCAGGAGAGGATACAGAGAGTTATGcagtagaaagaaaaaaaaggtgAGGAAGAAGGAGGCGGCAGAGATTAGAGGGATAACAAGGGAGGGGAGGTCTGGAGGTATctgaaaaagagaaagaagggTAGGGAGAGGATAACCAGCGAAATACACATGACAGAATGGAAGAGTTACTTTATGGTATTATTGGGAGGAGTTGAAACGAGGCTAACGGGTTTGGGAGGCTATGGGGGAGATGGGGGAGAGGAGATAGCAGAAGAGGAGATGGAAGCAGTGCTTAGGGGATTAAAGAAGGGAAAGGCGCCAGGGGAAGATGGGATCCAGAACGAGGCATAGTTGGAAGCATCAAGGGTGGTGAGAGTGAAGTTGTTGAAGGGGATGAATAGCGTATGGAGAGGGGGTGGGATTCCGAAGGGATGGAAAGTGGGGGTAATTTGCCCAGTATATAAAAAGGGTAATAAGGGAAGGGTAGAGAGCTACAGGAGAATTAACCTACTAGACTCGGCATACAAGGTATTCACGAAGATATTGCTGGGAAGActggaggaggagatggagttGGGGGGAATTTTGCCGGATGGGCAGGCAGGCTTTCGGAAGGGAAGGGGAGCAATCGACAACGTGTACGTGTTGAAGCATCTGGTCAAATTGTACGCCctgtttatagatttgaaggcgGCTTTTGATAAGGTGGATAGGGGAAAGTTGTGGGAGGAGGGGGATCACGGAACACCTAATTGCGAgagtgaaggaaatatacatggaGACTATGGCTAGGATAAAAGTGGGAGATAAGCTGAGCGACGTGTTCTGGACGACGAAGAGactgaggcagggatgtccgctacgcccaagtctgtttgcactgtatacggcggacctggaggatagattggggaaggggcaaatgggagggttggtggtgggaggtagaaaggtgcatatgttagcatacgcggatgacatcgtggtcatggcgagagaagcggCGGAGCTAAAGGATATCataaagacattggaaagatattttagggggaaggggctggaagtgaatgtggggaagacaaggatgatgaagttttgtaagggtgggagatgggagggaaaagagatcgaggaggttagggggtatacttacttggggtatgtgtttAGGGAGGACAACAGGGAGGGATCGCATGTGATAGttatggcaaaaaaggcgaataaggtgatgggacaagtagggggttgggggaagagagtctttggaagaaatgtggcagcgaggaagattatgtttgaaggtctAGTTAGCAGTGTGGTGATGTATGGggcagaggtatggggatggagaaAGCAGGCAATGCTGGAGGATTTACAAGCTAGAtattggagatgggtgcttggggtggcgagagaaacaccggggtatatagtgagggaagaggtaaaggtggataaggtcagagtggaggcgggcaggagggcagtgaaatatgaagaaagaatagaagggaggccaaactgcgggatcttgggggagtgttggaggaaaattagagagggaaagatcagatatgggaaaggagacagagacaactattatagacgagcgggctactcggtaactgagataaatagtagacgaagggtgggtagggagatgtggagggagttgagaggTACAGGGATataattacggaggggctgccttgatacttgttattggaaggagatgaggaagggaagaagttggtggctaggttctGTTGTGGAAACAAGGAGAGagctaacagatactggatggccgatgaggagaggtagtgtaggctatgcagggaggaatgggaaacgttggaacatatgttgaatgggtgcagtgagttgagggaggaggagttggaccgagggcagatcttaggagaggagggagaggggaaacgatggatgagaatggttgtgggggtgaggagacaaCGGGATGGAtgaggggatgattgggccgaggagccgagggtGTAGAAATGGAGTAAGAGGgtagagggtgaaaataatatattaataatgtaaagAATTGTAGAATTGTAGACAGATTATTGTATACAATAaactcttaattaattaattaaccagATATACATATAGATATACATGTGTTACCAATACTGTGGTTAGAGAGTTATGGCTATACACCACTTGATTGTCGACGGATGTATATCTTTTACGTTTAGAgccttctctatggattcataTGAGGTGGTATCAAACGCACCCTCTATGTCTATGAAAGCACATATggctatctctttggttgcaattgcctcctctaaagtgctagtcaaagcatggagagcggtgattgttgattttgctttctggtaagcatgttggctagggtggagtggattagtgacaagcactccattcctaaggtattgatcgattaccttttccatccctttgaggagaaatgaagttaggctaaTTCGTCTGTACAGTGCCGCCGCGTGTTCATGAGCCGCCTTTGTGCCAACTGAAAAACGCTGCCCCCAGCTTTAAAATTGTCCTTGTTAGTAAGGAATGGTTCATCATCTGACTCATGTTTAAATTGCTAACATTTGGAAATGTAGGTTCCACATCTAAACTTTCAGATATGTCCTTTGCAGAATTCAcaattgattcaaatttgtCATCTATTCGGTAGTCCTTTAGATATACTGTAATTTGTTCGATCGATTCCATAACGGTTTTCATGTTATATGACGGATCTTGCCTCATTTTGTTGACAACATTTATAATCGTTAAAATATA is from Onthophagus taurus isolate NC chromosome 8, IU_Otau_3.0, whole genome shotgun sequence and encodes:
- the LOC111413899 gene encoding serine palmitoyltransferase 1, which produces MLTKFTQGATLYTVLATVFIVVVSYFWVNRKKKVAKPLDIHLLNKRILEYKPEPMIDHNLVEALRNKVIDTHIPDESNPNCFNLAKVNYLDFLNNDYIKKKAEECIRTYGVGSCGPRGFYGTIDVHLDLESKIADFMGMEETVLYSYGFSTISSAVGAYCKKSDIVFCDEHISFASQQGLLAAKSTIVYFKHNDMADLEEKLKEYEVKEKKRNKLYRKFLIVEGINGKTGKLCPLPELMLLRKKYFLRIFLDESLSFGVLGKFGRGITEHFNIDRNDVDMIMGSLEGSFSSIGGFCVGASVVIEHQRLSGLGYCFSASLPPFLSYITTCAIELFEKEPEMFEKLSKVSISMHEKLKKLQEKPNVQILSDDISPKKILKINNIDAVHKFCVEKDVYMAKEDDTLVMNLNINYADDQLDKIVNVLMEACESLN